ACTAAAAAAATAGTTTTACTTCTTTCTGTATTTACAGTTTTATACTCTTGTAGCACAAGAAAAGATACTTTAATTAGTAGAAATTGGCACGCTCTAAACACAAAATTTAATGTGTTATTTAATGGTCAGGAAGCTTTTAAAAAAGGTGTTAAAGAAATTAATGATGGTTATAAAGATGACTGGTTTCAACAATTACCTCTAGAACCTATTAAGTTTGAAGAAGATAAAATTATCATTCCTAATTTAAATTCTGGAATGGGGTCTGGTTTTAATGACAACAAAAAGGAAGAATCAAAAGCAACCACTCCTTTTGGTATTGCAGAAGAAAAAGCTGTAAAAGCAATCCAAAAACACGGAATGAATATTAACGATCTAGAGCGCAATAGGCAAATTGATGATGCTTATTTTTTATTAGGAAAGGCTCGTTATTACGAGCAACGTTTTATTCCTGCTTTAGAAGCTTTTAACTATGTAATAGCCACCTATCCTGATGCAAACTTAATTGCAGAAACTAAAATTTGGAGAGCAAAAACAAACATTAGAATCGATAATGAAGAGTTTGCTATAGAATCTATGAATTTACTTCTTAAAATAAAAGACACTTTAGAAGCAGATTTACCAGAAGAAACGAAAGAACATGGTTACACAACCTTAGCCATGGCGTATATAAAAGCTGATAGTATACAAAATGCAAAAAAATACTTAATTAAAGCTACAGATATTTTAAAAGACAGAAACCAAGGAGCAAGAAACTTGTTTGTTTTAGGTCAGATTTATAGTTCAGAAAACAAAAAAGACTCTGCTTTATTGGCGTTTAACAAAATCATCAACTTTAAAAAAGCACCTTACAAATATAAAATGCATGCCCATATTGAGCTGGCAAAAAACGCTACCAACGATTCTACTTCTGCTGCTATATTAGAAAAAATGTACGCATTAATTAAGGAAAGAGAAAATAGACCTTATTTAGACGAACTGAATTACCAAATTGGTTATTTGCACGAACAAAATGACAGTATAGAGTTAGCTGTAGATTTTTACAACAAATCTCTTAGAGCCGAATCTGACAATATAAAACAAAAAACATTTACATACGAAAGACTTGGAAACATCAATTTTCAGAATTCAGAATATCTTGCAGCAAGTGCTTATTACGATAGTATTTTAAATATTGCTGTAGATACCCTAAATTTAAGATTTAGACGCATCAAAAGAAAACATAGAAACTTAGCCTCCTTAATTGATTTTGAAAAAACAGTTTCTAAAAATGATAGTATTTTAAGAATTGTATCACTACCTAAATCAGAACAAGAAGCCTTTTTTCAAAAATATATTGATGATTTAAAAAAGAAAGACGAAGAAGCTGCCCAATTAAAGTTAAACCAGCAAGCTTTTGGAGATACTTTTGGTGGAAATATTTTAAAATCTAACAAAAAAGGAAAGTGGTATTTCTACAATACAGAATCATTAAATTATGGGAAAGCAGAATTTCAAAAAATTTGGGGAAACAGAGCCTTAGAAGATGATTGGAGATGGTCTTCTCAAATAAATTCAAACATTACAGATAACGATTCTATAACGGTAAACAAAAAGAGTTCTCGTTACGATTTAGCAAGTTATTTAAAAACAATTCCTACTGAAAAAGAAAAAATTGACTCCTTACACTTAGAAAGAAACGAAGCATTGTATCAATTAGGAGTAATTTATAAAGAACAATTTAAAGACACTAAATTAGCAATTAATCGCTTAGAAAGAGTTGCTTCTTTAAACCCTAATAAAGAATTAATTTTGCCAATTAACTGGCATTTATATCAAATATACACCAATTTAAATAATGACATAAAGGCTGCAAAACATAAAAATATAATTCTAACAGATTACTCTACAACAAAGTTTGCACAAGTAATTAAAAACCCAAACAAACCTATTAAAGAAGAAATAGCTGTTAATAAAATTGAAGAATTGTACAAAGAAATGTACTATTTATACAAAGAAGATAAGTTTGATGAAACAGTTACAAAAATAAATGAAATACTACCTACCATTCAAAATTCGAAATTAATTCCTAAATTCGAACTTTTAAAAGCATATGCTATAGGTAAGTACAAAGATAAAGAAGCTTACAAAATTGCGCTAGATTTTGTAGCTGTTAGCTATGGAAACACAGAAGAAGGAAAGAAAGCAAAAGAAATAGTTAACCAATTAAGTAAGTAAAATGTTTAGTAGTAAAACAAAAAAACCGCAAAAGAATAAAGTTATGGAAAGAAATGTTATAGCTAAAAACACAACAATTGTTGGTGATATTAAATCTGATGGTGATTTTAGAATTGATGGATCTTTAGAAGGAACTTTAGTAACCAACGGTAGAGTTATTATTGGTGCAGAAGGTTTTATTAAAGGTAAAGTAGAGAGTGGCAACGCAGATATAGAAGGTAAATTCTCTGGACAACTTTTAGTATCGAACATTTTAACCGTAAAAGCAACTGCTAACATTTCTGGAGAAGTAGTAATTTCTAAACTTTCTGTAGAACCAGGCGCTTCTTTTAATGCAACTTGTACTATGAAAGGAACATTAAAAGAATTAAAAGCTAGTAATGAACAAAAAAGACTCTCAGAAAAGACCGCTTAATAAAGCCATGCAACTCTCTGGAGCAGGTTTGCAAATGGGATTAACTATTTACCTAGGATTTTTGTTAGGGGAATGGTTAGATAAAAAAATAGAGACTTCTTTTTTAAAAGAAACCATCACTTTATTAGCCATCTTTTTGGCCATGTATTCATTAATAAAACAAGCCAACAAAATTAATGATTAAAAGCATACTCGTATTTTCTATTGTATTCTTTACACTTTTTTTATTAAGCTTTACAATACATAGTTATTTTATAGAAGAACAAACCATTACATTGCCATACTCATTAAAAAAGGTATACTTATTCCATTATGCGTTCTCCTTATTAATATGCACAAATTTCTTGTTTTTTTCTAGAATTCCTAAAATTTTTGAGCAATTAGGTTTTATTTACCTTGGTACAATACTCTTAAAATTAACACTATTTAGCATCTTGTTTTACACATCCCTATTTTCGGAAAACGAATTAACTTTTTCTGAAAGATTATCCTTATTCATTCCGGCAATTGTTTTTTTATTAATAGAAGCCCTATTTGTAGCCAAAATATTGAAGAAAAAATAATAATAATTAAATACCCGAAAAAAAGGTTTGTAGTTTTGAATTATTACATATCTTTGCCGCGAATTTAGAAAGCGTATTTTAACAATGAAGATTGCACAAAAAACAATCAAGTTTCTTTTAATAGCAGCAGTATCCCTCTTTACTTCAGTGGGATTTGCATTAGAATCTGATAAAAAGCACGATGACCAAAGTGATGGTGGTCGCGTAAATACGAAAGAAGAAATAGAAGCCTATGTGTTACATCACATTAAGGATTCTCATGATTTTACTTTGTTTTCA
The nucleotide sequence above comes from Polaribacter butkevichii. Encoded proteins:
- a CDS encoding AtpZ/AtpI family protein — its product is MNKKDSQKRPLNKAMQLSGAGLQMGLTIYLGFLLGEWLDKKIETSFLKETITLLAIFLAMYSLIKQANKIND
- a CDS encoding bactofilin family protein — its product is MERNVIAKNTTIVGDIKSDGDFRIDGSLEGTLVTNGRVIIGAEGFIKGKVESGNADIEGKFSGQLLVSNILTVKATANISGEVVISKLSVEPGASFNATCTMKGTLKELKASNEQKRLSEKTA
- a CDS encoding DUF6168 family protein — its product is MIKSILVFSIVFFTLFLLSFTIHSYFIEEQTITLPYSLKKVYLFHYAFSLLICTNFLFFSRIPKIFEQLGFIYLGTILLKLTLFSILFYTSLFSENELTFSERLSLFIPAIVFLLIEALFVAKILKKK
- a CDS encoding tetratricopeptide repeat protein, whose translation is MKYTKKIVLLLSVFTVLYSCSTRKDTLISRNWHALNTKFNVLFNGQEAFKKGVKEINDGYKDDWFQQLPLEPIKFEEDKIIIPNLNSGMGSGFNDNKKEESKATTPFGIAEEKAVKAIQKHGMNINDLERNRQIDDAYFLLGKARYYEQRFIPALEAFNYVIATYPDANLIAETKIWRAKTNIRIDNEEFAIESMNLLLKIKDTLEADLPEETKEHGYTTLAMAYIKADSIQNAKKYLIKATDILKDRNQGARNLFVLGQIYSSENKKDSALLAFNKIINFKKAPYKYKMHAHIELAKNATNDSTSAAILEKMYALIKERENRPYLDELNYQIGYLHEQNDSIELAVDFYNKSLRAESDNIKQKTFTYERLGNINFQNSEYLAASAYYDSILNIAVDTLNLRFRRIKRKHRNLASLIDFEKTVSKNDSILRIVSLPKSEQEAFFQKYIDDLKKKDEEAAQLKLNQQAFGDTFGGNILKSNKKGKWYFYNTESLNYGKAEFQKIWGNRALEDDWRWSSQINSNITDNDSITVNKKSSRYDLASYLKTIPTEKEKIDSLHLERNEALYQLGVIYKEQFKDTKLAINRLERVASLNPNKELILPINWHLYQIYTNLNNDIKAAKHKNIILTDYSTTKFAQVIKNPNKPIKEEIAVNKIEELYKEMYYLYKEDKFDETVTKINEILPTIQNSKLIPKFELLKAYAIGKYKDKEAYKIALDFVAVSYGNTEEGKKAKEIVNQLSK